In Pseudomonas poae, a single genomic region encodes these proteins:
- a CDS encoding amidohydrolase produces the protein MRDLSALPNLNIALVQTSLAWHDRQANLEHFELLLEQAKGADLIVLPEMFTTGFSMESATLAEPEHGPTHHWLKAQAAKYNAVITGSVIIQAADGSHRNRLLWARPDGEVLHYDKRHLFRMAGEHNHYTPGERQVQFELKGWRIRPLICYDLRFPVWSRDAQDTDLLLYTANWPGARRLHWNRLLPARAIENLCYVAAVNRVGTDGKGFAYTGDSQVLDFQGETLLSAGEADGVFQVCLDATELAAYRTRFPANLDADTFQFV, from the coding sequence ATGCGTGATCTGAGTGCGCTGCCAAACCTGAACATCGCTCTGGTCCAGACCAGTCTGGCCTGGCACGACCGCCAGGCTAACCTTGAGCATTTTGAACTGCTGTTGGAGCAGGCCAAGGGCGCCGATCTGATTGTACTGCCGGAGATGTTTACCACCGGTTTCTCCATGGAGTCGGCCACCCTTGCCGAGCCGGAACACGGTCCGACTCATCACTGGCTCAAGGCTCAAGCCGCCAAGTACAACGCGGTGATCACCGGCAGCGTGATCATCCAGGCCGCCGACGGCAGCCATCGCAACCGCCTGCTGTGGGCGCGGCCTGATGGCGAGGTGTTGCACTACGATAAGCGCCACCTGTTCCGCATGGCTGGTGAACATAATCACTACACGCCGGGCGAGCGCCAGGTGCAGTTCGAATTGAAGGGGTGGCGCATACGCCCGCTGATTTGCTACGACCTGCGCTTCCCGGTGTGGAGCCGTGATGCCCAAGACACCGACCTGCTGCTGTACACCGCCAACTGGCCCGGTGCACGGCGCCTGCACTGGAACCGCCTGCTGCCGGCGCGGGCCATCGAGAATCTGTGTTACGTGGCCGCGGTGAACCGGGTTGGCACGGACGGCAAGGGCTTTGCCTACACCGGTGACAGCCAGGTGCTGGACTTTCAGGGTGAGACGTTGCTGAGTGCAGGGGAGGCGGACGGGGTGTTTCAGGTGTGCCTGGATGCGACGGAGTTGGCGGCGTATCGCACGCGGTTTCCGGCGAATCTGGATGCCGATACTTTTCAGTTTGTCTGA
- a CDS encoding exodeoxyribonuclease VII large subunit, which translates to MIKDPFARLGLDREVLTVSQLNGRARVLLEDVFTNIWVEGEISNLARPASGHVYFTLKDSGAQVRCALFRNNAARVRQALKDGLAVKVRGKVSLFEGRGDYQLILDTVEPAGDGALRLAFDALKEKLSAEGLFSAERKVPLPAHPRRIGIISSPTGAVIRDIISVFRRRAPNVELTLIPTAVQGREAIPQIVRALKLADARGFDALILARGGGSLEDLWCFNEEAVARAVDACVTPIVSAVGHETDVSISDFVADVRAPTPSAAAELLAPDASHLVRQVENLHRRLVMLMRNRLTHDRLRLEGMARRLRHPGERLRQQAQRLDDLDMRLRRAFERSLNTRRERLIRLETRLAGQHPGRQLALLRQRLDSLAERLPRAMREGLKARRLQLQSQVQTLQVVSPLATLGRGYSILLDERGQAIRNAAQTHTGQRLTARLGEGQLQVRVEDNHLTPVTLSLLD; encoded by the coding sequence ATGATTAAAGATCCTTTTGCCCGTCTGGGCCTGGACCGCGAAGTCCTGACTGTCAGCCAGCTCAACGGCCGTGCGCGGGTGTTGCTGGAAGACGTGTTCACCAATATCTGGGTCGAAGGCGAGATCTCCAACCTCGCCCGCCCGGCTTCCGGCCACGTGTATTTCACCCTCAAGGACAGCGGCGCCCAGGTGCGTTGCGCACTGTTCCGCAATAACGCCGCGCGGGTGCGCCAAGCGTTGAAGGATGGCCTGGCGGTGAAAGTGCGCGGCAAGGTCTCGCTGTTCGAGGGCCGTGGCGACTACCAGTTGATCCTCGACACAGTGGAGCCCGCCGGCGACGGCGCGCTACGCCTGGCCTTCGATGCGCTGAAGGAAAAGCTCAGCGCCGAAGGTTTGTTCAGTGCCGAACGCAAAGTGCCGCTGCCGGCCCATCCTCGTCGCATTGGCATCATCAGTTCGCCGACGGGCGCAGTCATCCGCGACATCATCAGCGTGTTCCGCCGACGTGCGCCAAACGTTGAACTGACGCTGATCCCCACCGCCGTGCAAGGCCGCGAAGCCATCCCGCAAATTGTGCGAGCACTGAAACTCGCGGATGCGCGCGGCTTTGATGCATTGATCCTGGCCCGTGGCGGCGGCTCATTGGAAGACCTCTGGTGCTTCAACGAAGAAGCCGTGGCCCGTGCGGTGGACGCCTGTGTCACGCCGATCGTGAGTGCCGTCGGCCATGAAACCGACGTATCCATCAGCGATTTCGTCGCCGACGTGCGCGCGCCTACCCCCTCCGCCGCAGCTGAATTGCTCGCGCCAGACGCCAGCCACTTGGTACGTCAAGTGGAAAACCTGCATCGCCGCCTGGTGATGCTGATGCGCAACCGCCTGACCCATGACCGTCTGCGCCTGGAAGGCATGGCCCGTCGCTTGCGTCACCCCGGCGAGCGCCTGCGCCAGCAAGCCCAGCGCCTGGATGACCTGGACATGCGCCTGCGCCGCGCCTTCGAACGCAGCCTCAATACCCGTCGCGAGCGCCTGATCCGCCTGGAAACCCGCCTCGCCGGCCAGCACCCTGGTCGCCAATTGGCCCTGCTGCGCCAACGCCTGGACAGCCTTGCCGAACGCTTGCCCCGCGCCATGCGCGAAGGCCTCAAGGCGCGCCGCTTGCAACTGCAAAGCCAGGTGCAGACGTTGCAGGTGGTGAGCCCACTGGCGACCTTGGGCCGTGGCTACAGCATCCTGCTGGACGAGCGTGGCCAGGCGATCCGCAATGCCGCGCAAACCCACACCGGCCAGCGCCTGACCGCGCGCCTCGGTGAAGGCCAATTGCAAGTGCGGGTGGAAGACAACCACCTGACACCCGTCACCCTTTCGTTATTGGATTGA
- a CDS encoding tetratricopeptide repeat protein, translated as MSSTDDEQLAEFKDWWQRNGKPLVTGGLLALVVVFGWQAWHKYQANQSQGASILYQQLLETTLTPDGKPDPAQVADLAGKLKNEFGGSTYAQYGSLFVAKVAVDTGKLDDAAAELKAIADKPTNPTLGEIARQRLAQVLAAQNKADEALKLLDGDADKAFVATREELKGDLLVQLGRTDEANAAYQKAKAALSDEAAVGGLQIKLDDLAKGDA; from the coding sequence GTGTCGAGTACTGATGATGAGCAGTTGGCCGAGTTCAAGGACTGGTGGCAGCGTAACGGCAAACCCCTGGTTACCGGCGGCCTGCTGGCTTTAGTGGTGGTGTTCGGCTGGCAAGCCTGGCACAAGTATCAGGCCAACCAATCCCAGGGCGCCTCGATCCTGTATCAGCAATTGCTGGAAACCACGCTGACCCCGGACGGCAAGCCTGATCCTGCTCAGGTCGCAGACCTGGCCGGCAAGCTGAAAAACGAATTCGGCGGTAGCACCTACGCCCAATACGGCAGCCTGTTCGTCGCGAAAGTCGCGGTCGATACCGGCAAGCTGGATGACGCCGCTGCGGAACTGAAGGCTATCGCCGACAAGCCGACCAACCCAACCCTGGGTGAAATCGCACGTCAGCGCCTGGCTCAGGTACTCGCCGCACAGAACAAGGCTGACGAGGCACTCAAACTGCTCGACGGCGATGCTGACAAGGCATTTGTAGCCACTCGCGAAGAGCTCAAGGGCGACCTGTTGGTCCAATTGGGTCGTACCGACGAAGCCAATGCTGCGTACCAAAAAGCCAAGGCGGCGCTGTCTGATGAAGCGGCGGTCGGTGGCTTACAAATCAAGCTGGACGACTTGGCCAAAGGGGATGCGTGA
- a CDS encoding GMP synthase (glutamine-hydrolyzing), translating to MALDIHAHRILILDFGSQYTQLIARRVREIGVYCELHPFDMDDEAIREFAPKGVILAGGPESVHEANSPRCPQAVFDLGVPVFGICYGMQTMAEQLGGKVEGSELREFGYARVDVVGKSRLLDGIEDHVDADGLFGLDVWMSHGDKVTKMPEDFHILASTPSCPIAGMFSDERRYYGVQFHPEVTHTKQGGRILSRFILDICECEALWTPSKIAEDAIAQVRAQVGTDNVLLGLSGGVDSSVVAALLHKAIGDQLTCVFVDNGLLRLHEGEQVMAMFAENMGVKVIRANAEDQFLNNLAGESDPEKKRKIIGRTFIDVFDAQSNKLDNIKYLAQGTIYPDVIESAGAKSGKAHVIKSHHNVGGLPEEMNLKLVEPLRELFKDEVRRLGLELGLPYDMVYRHPFPGPGLGVRILGEVKKEYADLLRRADHIFIEELRKADWYHKVSQAFVVFQPVKSVGVVGDGRRYAWVVALRAVETIDFMTARWAHLPYELLETVSGRIINEIEGISRVTYDVSSKPPATIEWE from the coding sequence ATGGCCCTCGACATTCACGCCCACCGCATCCTGATCCTCGACTTCGGTTCCCAGTACACCCAGCTGATCGCCCGCCGCGTGCGTGAAATCGGCGTGTACTGCGAACTGCATCCGTTCGACATGGACGACGAAGCGATCCGCGAATTCGCACCAAAAGGCGTCATCCTCGCCGGTGGCCCCGAGTCCGTGCACGAAGCCAACAGCCCGCGCTGCCCGCAAGCCGTATTTGACCTGGGCGTGCCCGTCTTCGGTATTTGCTACGGCATGCAGACCATGGCCGAGCAACTGGGCGGCAAGGTCGAAGGTTCCGAACTGCGTGAATTCGGTTATGCGCGTGTAGACGTGGTTGGCAAGAGCCGCCTGCTGGACGGCATCGAAGACCACGTCGACGCCGACGGCCTGTTCGGCCTCGACGTGTGGATGAGCCACGGTGACAAGGTCACCAAGATGCCGGAAGACTTCCACATCCTGGCCAGCACCCCGAGCTGCCCGATCGCCGGCATGTTCAGCGACGAGCGTCGCTACTACGGCGTGCAGTTCCACCCGGAAGTGACCCACACCAAGCAAGGCGGCCGCATCCTGTCGCGCTTCATCCTCGACATCTGCGAGTGTGAAGCCCTGTGGACCCCGTCGAAAATCGCTGAAGACGCCATTGCTCAAGTCCGTGCCCAGGTGGGTACCGACAACGTACTGCTGGGCCTGTCCGGCGGCGTTGACTCCTCCGTGGTTGCAGCCCTGCTGCACAAAGCCATCGGCGACCAACTGACCTGCGTCTTCGTCGACAACGGCCTGCTGCGTCTGCACGAAGGTGAGCAAGTGATGGCCATGTTCGCCGAGAACATGGGCGTCAAGGTGATCCGCGCCAACGCCGAGGACCAGTTCCTCAACAACCTGGCCGGCGAGTCCGACCCAGAGAAGAAGCGCAAGATCATCGGTCGCACCTTCATCGACGTATTCGATGCCCAGTCCAACAAACTGGACAACATCAAGTACCTCGCCCAGGGCACCATCTACCCTGACGTGATCGAGTCGGCTGGCGCCAAGAGCGGCAAGGCCCACGTGATCAAGTCCCACCACAACGTGGGTGGCCTGCCTGAGGAAATGAACCTCAAGCTGGTAGAACCGCTGCGCGAACTGTTCAAGGACGAAGTCCGCCGTCTGGGCCTGGAACTGGGCCTGCCGTACGACATGGTCTACCGCCACCCATTCCCAGGCCCGGGCCTGGGCGTGCGTATCCTGGGTGAAGTGAAGAAGGAATACGCCGACCTGCTGCGTCGCGCCGACCACATCTTCATCGAAGAACTGCGCAAGGCCGACTGGTACCACAAAGTCAGCCAGGCATTCGTCGTGTTCCAGCCGGTGAAATCCGTTGGCGTGGTAGGCGATGGCCGTCGTTACGCGTGGGTCGTGGCCCTGCGTGCCGTAGAAACCATCGACTTCATGACCGCTCGTTGGGCACACCTGCCGTACGAACTGCTGGAAACTGTCAGCGGCCGTATCATCAATGAAATCGAAGGCATCTCGCGCGTTACTTATGACGTGTCGAGCAAGCCGCCGGCGACGATTGAGTGGGAGTGA
- the guaB gene encoding IMP dehydrogenase produces MLRISQEALTFDDILLVPGYSEVLPNEVSLKTRLTRGIELNIPLVSAAMDTVTEARLAIAMAQEGGIGIIHKNMTIEQQAAEVRKVKRYEAGVVKDPITIEADATVRDLFDLTRLHNISGVPVLHDGDLVGIVTSRDVRFENRLEVTVREVMTPKERLVTVKEGADKNDVRELLHKHRIERVLIVDDKFALKGMMTVNDIEKAKAYPLASKDDQGRLRVGAAVGTGKDTGDRVSALVAAGVDVVVVDTAHGHSKGVIDRVRWVKQNFPEVQVIGGNIATGAAAKALAEAGADAVKVGIGPGSICTTRIVAGVGVPQISAIANVAAALEGTGVPLIADGGIRFSGDLSKAIVAGASCVMMGSMFAGTEEAPGEIELFQGRSYKAYRGMGSLGAMSQAQGSSDRYFQDSSAGAEKLVPEGIEGRVPYKGTLSAIIHQLMGGLRSSMGYTGSADIEEMRTKPEFVRITGAGMAESHVHDVQITKEAPNYRVG; encoded by the coding sequence ATGCTGCGTATCAGCCAAGAAGCTCTGACATTCGACGACATTCTCCTAGTGCCCGGTTATTCCGAGGTGCTTCCTAACGAAGTCAGTCTCAAGACCCGCCTAACCCGTGGCATCGAGCTGAATATTCCCCTTGTTTCTGCTGCCATGGACACCGTCACTGAAGCCCGTTTGGCAATTGCCATGGCTCAGGAAGGCGGCATCGGCATCATCCACAAGAACATGACCATCGAGCAGCAAGCTGCCGAAGTGCGCAAGGTCAAGCGTTACGAAGCCGGTGTGGTGAAAGATCCAATCACCATCGAAGCCGACGCTACCGTGCGTGACCTGTTCGACCTGACCCGCCTGCACAACATCTCCGGTGTTCCTGTGCTGCACGATGGCGACCTGGTTGGCATCGTCACTTCCCGTGACGTGCGTTTCGAAAACCGTCTTGAAGTCACCGTCCGTGAAGTGATGACGCCGAAAGAGCGTCTGGTCACTGTCAAGGAAGGCGCCGACAAGAACGATGTGCGCGAGCTGCTGCACAAGCACCGCATCGAACGCGTGCTGATCGTCGACGACAAATTCGCCCTCAAAGGCATGATGACCGTCAACGACATCGAAAAAGCCAAGGCTTACCCGCTGGCCAGCAAGGATGACCAAGGTCGTCTGCGCGTTGGCGCTGCCGTTGGTACCGGTAAAGACACCGGTGACCGCGTTTCGGCCCTGGTTGCTGCCGGCGTTGACGTGGTGGTGGTCGACACTGCCCACGGTCACTCCAAAGGCGTGATCGACCGCGTGCGTTGGGTCAAACAGAACTTCCCTGAAGTGCAAGTGATCGGCGGCAACATCGCCACCGGCGCAGCTGCCAAGGCCCTGGCCGAAGCGGGCGCGGATGCGGTCAAGGTCGGTATCGGCCCAGGCTCGATCTGCACCACCCGTATCGTCGCCGGTGTGGGCGTGCCGCAAATCAGCGCCATCGCCAACGTCGCCGCTGCCCTTGAAGGCACGGGCGTACCGTTGATCGCCGACGGCGGCATCCGTTTCTCCGGTGACCTGTCCAAGGCCATCGTCGCCGGTGCCTCCTGCGTGATGATGGGCTCGATGTTCGCCGGTACCGAAGAAGCGCCAGGCGAGATCGAACTGTTCCAGGGCCGTTCCTACAAGGCTTACCGTGGCATGGGCTCGCTGGGCGCCATGTCCCAGGCGCAAGGCTCTTCCGACCGTTACTTCCAAGACTCCTCGGCAGGTGCCGAGAAGCTCGTTCCGGAAGGCATCGAAGGCCGTGTACCTTACAAAGGCACCCTGAGCGCGATCATCCATCAACTGATGGGCGGCCTGCGTTCCTCGATGGGCTACACCGGCAGCGCCGACATCGAAGAAATGCGCACCAAGCCTGAGTTCGTACGGATCACCGGCGCTGGCATGGCTGAATCCCATGTCCACGACGTGCAGATCACCAAGGAAGCGCCAAACTACCGCGTAGGTTGA
- a CDS encoding sulfite exporter TauE/SafE family protein has product MSPLELMSQWSFGSVDWLVIGLGVVVAYIVFGIAGFGTALVAGPVLILFMPLSKIIPLLVLLDFVAAFGNLLQSRRDVDKPELLRLLPCMAIGCTLGVVFLLNLHSDLLLLLMGLFISAYAVYSLAVKALPTQLAAGWSIPMGTVGGLFGALFGSGGFLYAIYLNSRLPKDAARATQSALISCSTVVRLSLFLIAGVYAELPLLMLAVCLLPAMALGLWCGRRLTMRLSREAFVRLVTWLVLASGIALIGRYLST; this is encoded by the coding sequence ATGAGCCCGCTTGAGCTGATGAGCCAGTGGTCGTTTGGCAGTGTGGATTGGCTGGTGATCGGCCTGGGCGTGGTAGTGGCTTATATCGTGTTCGGCATCGCAGGTTTTGGCACGGCGCTGGTGGCGGGGCCGGTGCTGATCCTGTTCATGCCGTTGTCGAAGATCATTCCGCTGCTGGTGCTGCTGGATTTTGTCGCGGCGTTCGGCAACCTGCTGCAGTCGCGGCGTGACGTGGATAAGCCGGAGTTACTGCGTTTGCTGCCGTGCATGGCCATTGGTTGCACATTGGGCGTGGTGTTTTTGCTCAATCTGCATTCGGATTTGTTGCTGCTGTTGATGGGGCTGTTTATCAGCGCCTATGCGGTCTACAGCCTGGCGGTCAAAGCCCTGCCGACACAATTGGCGGCGGGCTGGTCGATTCCCATGGGCACCGTCGGTGGGTTGTTTGGGGCGCTGTTTGGCAGCGGTGGCTTTTTATATGCGATCTACCTCAATAGCCGTTTACCCAAAGACGCGGCCCGAGCCACCCAAAGCGCGTTGATCAGTTGCAGCACGGTGGTGCGCCTGAGCCTGTTCCTGATCGCCGGGGTGTATGCGGAATTGCCGTTGTTGATGCTGGCGGTGTGCCTGTTGCCGGCGATGGCGCTGGGCTTGTGGTGTGGGCGCCGGCTGACCATGCGCCTGTCGCGGGAGGCGTTTGTGCGGTTGGTGACGTGGTTGGTGCTGGCAAGTGGCATTGCGTTGATTGGGCGGTATTTGAGTACTTGA
- the treB gene encoding PTS trehalose transporter subunit IIBC: MSHDYSNIAREILEYLGGSDNLEQAAHCVTRLRLALKDPSLVNSGALNQVDLVKGSFFTGGLFQVVIGPGEVEKVYAALREQTGLAAATIADVKKKGADKTNAMQRLVRVFSDVFMPILPALIIAGLLMGVNNLMGAKGMFIEGKTLLEAYPNLDGLWSLINLMANTSFVFLPALVGWSAAKRFGGSEILGIVLGLMLVHPDLLNAWNYGKAVAGLDGQSLPYFDIFGWFKIEKVGYQGQILPILMAAYVMSVIEKWLRARVPNAIQLLVVPITTIVVTGVLALAIIGPVTRHLGILITEGVVTLFDLAPMLGGAIFGLLYAPLVITGMHHMFLAVDLQLISTQGGTFIWPMIVMSNLAQGSAALGVFYMTRNARDKSMASTSAISAYFGITEPAMFGVNLRFKFPFYAALLGSALGSIFLSLNKVQASAIGVGGLPGFISIIPQYIPSFVIGMVIAMVVPFVLTCALSMKIVRPGYRVA; encoded by the coding sequence ATGAGCCACGACTATTCCAATATTGCCCGCGAGATCCTTGAGTACCTCGGGGGCAGCGACAACCTTGAGCAAGCCGCCCACTGCGTGACCCGCCTGCGCCTGGCACTCAAGGACCCGAGCCTGGTCAACAGCGGCGCGCTGAACCAGGTCGATCTGGTCAAGGGTTCGTTCTTTACCGGCGGCCTGTTCCAGGTGGTGATCGGCCCCGGCGAAGTGGAGAAGGTCTACGCCGCCCTGCGCGAGCAAACAGGCCTCGCCGCCGCCACCATCGCCGACGTCAAGAAAAAGGGCGCCGACAAGACCAACGCCATGCAGCGCCTGGTACGGGTGTTCTCCGATGTGTTCATGCCGATCCTGCCTGCGCTGATCATCGCCGGCCTGTTGATGGGCGTGAACAACCTGATGGGCGCCAAGGGCATGTTCATCGAGGGCAAGACGCTGCTGGAGGCGTATCCGAACCTGGATGGCCTGTGGAGCCTGATCAACCTGATGGCCAACACTTCGTTTGTGTTCCTGCCGGCGTTGGTGGGCTGGTCGGCGGCCAAGCGTTTTGGCGGCAGCGAAATCCTCGGCATCGTGCTGGGGCTGATGCTGGTGCACCCGGACCTGCTCAATGCCTGGAACTACGGCAAGGCGGTGGCGGGGCTCGACGGCCAGAGCCTGCCGTACTTCGATATCTTCGGCTGGTTCAAGATCGAAAAAGTCGGCTACCAGGGGCAGATCCTGCCGATCCTGATGGCGGCTTATGTGATGAGCGTGATCGAGAAATGGCTGCGGGCGCGAGTGCCCAATGCGATTCAACTGTTGGTCGTGCCCATTACTACCATCGTCGTCACCGGCGTGTTGGCGCTGGCGATCATCGGCCCGGTGACCCGTCACCTCGGCATCCTGATCACCGAAGGCGTGGTCACCCTGTTCGACCTGGCGCCGATGCTGGGCGGGGCGATTTTCGGCCTGTTGTATGCACCGCTGGTGATCACCGGCATGCACCACATGTTCCTCGCCGTGGACCTGCAACTCATCTCTACCCAGGGCGGTACGTTTATCTGGCCGATGATCGTCATGTCCAACCTGGCCCAGGGTAGCGCCGCACTTGGCGTGTTCTACATGACCCGCAATGCGCGGGACAAAAGCATGGCCTCCACTTCGGCGATTTCCGCGTACTTCGGCATCACGGAACCGGCGATGTTCGGGGTGAACCTGCGCTTCAAATTTCCGTTCTACGCCGCGCTGCTGGGTTCGGCGCTGGGCAGTATTTTCCTGTCGCTGAACAAGGTGCAGGCGTCGGCCATCGGTGTCGGTGGGTTGCCTGGGTTTATCTCGATCATTCCGCAGTACATCCCAAGTTTTGTGATTGGGATGGTCATCGCGATGGTGGTGCCGTTTGTTTTGACCTGTGCGTTGAGCATGAAGATTGTTCGGCCGGGGTATCGGGTCGCCTGA
- the treR gene encoding trehalose operon repressor, translating to MSKYNQIYTDLLASITTERLQRGTRLPSETELMDSYQASRGTVRRAIEQLQERGFAQKIHGKGTFVLSPNPIEFQLGGIVSFYETHADLGDDVRTEVVELTQFPLEGSLLQHIEAEPGTLITRIKRVRRIGGKRVILDINHFVAEVIPGLDQAIAEQSIYAFIEQTLQLQIAYAQRTIEALPRSKDDQAHLDLDGQSHVIVVSNQTFLQDGRQFEYTESRHTLDKFYFSDIARR from the coding sequence ATGAGCAAATACAACCAGATCTATACGGATCTGCTTGCCAGCATCACCACTGAACGTCTGCAACGCGGCACGCGCCTTCCCTCCGAAACTGAATTGATGGACAGCTACCAGGCCAGCCGAGGCACTGTGCGCCGTGCTATCGAGCAGTTGCAGGAGCGCGGGTTTGCCCAGAAGATCCACGGCAAAGGCACCTTCGTTCTGTCCCCTAACCCGATTGAGTTCCAACTGGGCGGCATCGTCAGCTTCTACGAAACCCACGCCGACCTGGGCGACGACGTACGCACCGAAGTGGTCGAACTCACCCAATTCCCGTTGGAAGGCTCACTGCTGCAACACATCGAAGCCGAACCCGGCACGCTGATCACCCGCATCAAACGGGTACGGCGCATTGGCGGAAAACGCGTGATCCTCGACATCAACCACTTCGTCGCCGAGGTAATCCCAGGCCTGGACCAGGCGATTGCCGAGCAGTCGATCTACGCGTTTATCGAACAGACCCTGCAGCTACAAATCGCCTACGCCCAACGCACCATCGAAGCCCTGCCCCGCAGCAAAGACGACCAGGCGCACCTGGACCTCGACGGCCAAAGCCATGTGATCGTGGTGAGCAACCAGACGTTTTTGCAGGATGGGCGGCAGTTCGAGTACACCGAGTCGCGGCATACGTTGGATAAGTTTTATTTTTCGGATATTGCGCGGCGATGA
- the pilW gene encoding type IV pilus biogenesis/stability protein PilW codes for MPLRLALLLLVTGLAAGCVSSGSDNPLQTSKGRDEARVAYVQLGLGYLRQGMSEQAKVPLKKALELDSNNADANAALALVFQAQAEPELADRYFLKALASRPADPRLLNNYGSFLFEQKRYDQAALYFQQASADTLYPERSRVFENLGVTSMRLGQRDSARKQLEKALHMNGRQPRALLEMAELSYEDRHYVPARDYYERFSLLSGQNARSLLLGVRLATVHEERDTAARFGQQLERLYPGTPEYQQYLSEQ; via the coding sequence ATGCCCTTGCGCCTTGCGCTGCTTTTGCTTGTTACCGGTCTAGCGGCCGGTTGTGTTTCATCGGGTTCTGACAACCCTTTGCAAACCAGTAAAGGCCGTGACGAGGCGCGAGTTGCCTATGTGCAACTGGGCTTGGGCTACCTGCGACAGGGCATGAGCGAGCAGGCCAAAGTGCCGTTGAAAAAGGCCCTTGAACTCGACAGCAACAATGCGGATGCCAATGCCGCGCTGGCCCTGGTGTTCCAGGCACAAGCGGAGCCTGAACTGGCTGACCGCTATTTCCTCAAGGCACTGGCCTCCCGGCCTGCAGACCCGAGGCTGCTGAATAACTACGGCAGCTTCCTGTTCGAGCAGAAACGTTATGACCAAGCAGCCCTTTATTTCCAGCAAGCCAGCGCCGATACCCTCTATCCTGAGCGTTCCCGTGTATTCGAGAACCTTGGGGTGACCTCGATGCGACTCGGCCAGCGCGACAGCGCACGCAAGCAACTGGAAAAAGCCCTGCACATGAATGGTCGTCAGCCTCGGGCATTGCTCGAAATGGCTGAGTTGTCCTACGAAGACAGGCATTATGTGCCGGCACGTGACTATTACGAGCGTTTTAGCCTGCTCAGCGGGCAAAATGCACGTAGTCTATTGCTCGGTGTGCGCCTGGCGACGGTTCATGAAGAACGCGACACGGCCGCACGTTTTGGCCAGCAACTCGAACGACTCTATCCCGGTACGCCGGAATATCAGCAATACCTGTCGGAGCAATGA